One genomic segment of Pleurodeles waltl isolate 20211129_DDA chromosome 11, aPleWal1.hap1.20221129, whole genome shotgun sequence includes these proteins:
- the LOC138265143 gene encoding uncharacterized protein gives METVQQGYDAELRCAIASLQQILHVQEGSSTLSQDNVSAGAPMDEASRDMDGKLKKQPRKRKSPGSKDGPPIKKGPSSRKNHESSHQSSGDACPQSKPRMSSLKVYTGTVQNPTKSSVLVSQPEHRDPPCNISTSVAPGPGTTHNDTTSSIIKGIPSTAGTSATTIQGLGCDHPDIIVLTTPSAQLIAPCEASGGSPKQCSNPKINRLSLKNRRKKFQNPEQQSGPLDLSFKNFVEVQPAPPRVQSSNTGVSGLDLTSPGCTTIPAVLCDPSMENDHPAEDPYSHCIELLKALAGTTQSSEAPASPCLMSPDTPPGKQVYTALHIIKITGLAVRKA, from the exons atggagaccgtgcagcaag gttatgatgcagaactcaggtgcgcgattgcctctctccaacaaatcctccATGTTCAAGAGGGGTCAAGcaccttgtcacaggataacgtttctgcag gggctCCTATGGATGAAGCGAGCCGGGATATGGATGGAAAGCTTAAAAAgcagccccgcaaaaggaagtcccctggttctaaggacggcccgcccattaagaagggaccctcaagccggaaaaaccatg aatcatcacaccagagctccggagacgcctGCCCTCAGTCTAAGCCGCGGATGTCATCTTTAAAGGTCTACACTGGGACTGTTCAAAACCCCACAAAGTCATCGGTACTCGTGAGCCAACCCGAGCACCGAGACCCGCCCTGCAACATCTCCACATCCGTCGCTCCTGGACCAGGTACAACTCATAACGACACCACATCATCCATCATAAAGGGAATACCTAGTACAGCgggcacttctgcaacaactatccaGGGTTTGGGGTGTGACCATCCGGACATTATCGTTCTTACAACGCCAAGCGCCCAACTGATTGCACCTTGTGAagcctctggagggtccccaaaacagtgcagcaaccctaaaataaatcggctgtccttaaagaatcgtaggaagaagttccagaaccctgagcaacaatctgggcctctagacctgtcttttaaaaattttgttGAGGTACAACCGGCTCCCCCTAGGGTCCAGAGTTCTAATACCGGCGTGTCTGGCCTCGACCTAACCTCTccagggtgtacaactatccccgctgtgttatgtgacccctccatggaaaatgatcaccctgcagaggatccctactcccactgtatagagcttcttaaggctctagctggtactacccaaagttctgaagccccggcatccccatgtctgatgtcccccgatacacccccgggg